A genomic segment from Pollutimonas thiosulfatoxidans encodes:
- a CDS encoding IclR family transcriptional regulator: MRSCNRHTQWAYPVSPSPITIQVLERAMLLLDVLAKRSDPVPLKDLAAATGLHTSTAHRILNDLVVGRYVERVDSGLYQLGMRLLELGSLVKGRLNVRQVALEPMRELHKITGQTVNLSLQQGDEIVYIERAWSERSGMQVVRAIGGRAPLHLTSTGKLFLSVIDPRQVRAYAMRTGLAGTTRNSITQADQLERDLALVRRHGYSRDNEELELGVRCIAAGVYDDTGKLQAGLSISAPAERLRDEWIPILLRTAAQISEALGYEAMQ; the protein is encoded by the coding sequence TCGCCCATTACCATCCAGGTACTGGAGCGAGCCATGCTATTACTGGACGTGCTGGCAAAGCGTTCCGACCCCGTACCTCTTAAAGACCTGGCCGCCGCCACCGGCTTGCACACATCCACCGCGCACCGCATCTTGAACGATCTGGTGGTGGGGCGATATGTGGAGCGGGTCGATAGCGGCTTATACCAGTTGGGCATGCGCCTGCTGGAGCTGGGTTCGCTGGTCAAGGGCCGGCTTAATGTACGCCAAGTGGCGCTTGAACCCATGCGCGAGTTGCACAAGATCACGGGTCAGACCGTCAACTTGTCCTTGCAGCAGGGCGACGAAATCGTCTATATCGAACGTGCGTGGAGCGAACGCTCCGGCATGCAGGTGGTACGCGCCATAGGTGGTCGCGCGCCGCTACACCTGACGTCCACCGGCAAACTGTTTTTATCGGTAATCGACCCACGCCAGGTCAGGGCGTACGCCATGCGTACCGGTCTGGCTGGCACGACCCGCAACAGCATCACCCAGGCGGACCAGCTTGAACGCGATCTCGCTCTGGTGCGCCGCCACGGGTATTCCCGCGACAACGAAGAACTGGAACTGGGTGTGCGTTGCATCGCGGCCGGCGTCTACGACGATACCGGCAAGCTGCAGGCAGGGCTTTCCATATCGGCGCCCGCCGAACGCCTGCGCGACGAATGGATACCCATTCTGCTTCGTACTGCAGCGCAAATCTCCGAAGCCCTGGGCTACGAGGCGATGCAATAG
- a CDS encoding phasin family protein, producing MSAIPQNILASQKTSLDNLLAIQGAFFGGFEKLVDLNLKVIKATMDEVAQTSQQAIEVKDPQEALAFTTALVRPNAEKTLAYSKHVYDIVAGVQGDLSKLTEAQIAEGQQQVTEALDQIAKNAPTGSEGAVALLKSSLATANSAYESVAKAARQAADAAESNINAATSATFKAANDAAEAANKSAPRARRNAS from the coding sequence ATGAGCGCAATCCCTCAAAACATTCTGGCGAGCCAAAAGACTTCGCTGGACAACCTGCTGGCCATCCAAGGCGCCTTTTTCGGCGGTTTCGAAAAACTGGTCGACCTGAACCTGAAAGTCATCAAAGCGACGATGGACGAAGTTGCCCAGACGTCGCAGCAAGCCATTGAAGTGAAAGATCCCCAGGAAGCCCTGGCATTCACCACGGCCCTGGTTCGCCCCAATGCCGAGAAAACGCTGGCCTACAGCAAGCATGTCTATGACATCGTTGCCGGTGTGCAAGGCGATCTTTCCAAGCTGACCGAAGCGCAAATCGCTGAAGGCCAGCAACAAGTCACTGAAGCGCTGGACCAGATCGCGAAAAACGCGCCTACCGGCTCTGAAGGCGCTGTTGCTTTGCTCAAGTCTTCGCTTGCCACGGCCAACAGTGCTTACGAATCGGTTGCCAAAGCTGCCCGCCAGGCCGCCGACGCTGCTGAATCCAACATCAACGCGGCCACCTCGGCCACGTTCAAGGCAGCGAACGACGCCGCCGAGGCTGCCAATAAATCGGCTCCTCGCGCACGTCGCAACGCCAGCTAA
- a CDS encoding quinone-dependent dihydroorotate dehydrogenase, producing the protein MTLLFQAYPLARSALFTMDAEAAHELTLKSLQKAYDCGLTRRLMGARPQAPLTLMGMSLRNPVGLAAGLDKNGAHIDALGNLGFGFVEVGTVTPRPQAGNPKPRMFRLPRAEALINRLGFNNQGLQSFINNVRASTWRQDGGILGLNIGKNADTPIERAVDDYLIGLEGVYAHADYVTVNISSPNTQNLRALQGQDELAALLLPLQEKRKALADQHGRHVPMVVKIAPDLELEQIDAIAELLPRYGVDGVIASNTTLSRESVQGLPHAKEAGGLSGPPVHELSLRVIQRLRGQLGAGYAIIGVGGIASARQAREKIAAGANAIQLYTGLIYRGPALIADCVRAIPTR; encoded by the coding sequence ATGACTCTCCTGTTCCAAGCTTATCCGCTGGCCCGTTCAGCGCTGTTCACCATGGACGCCGAAGCGGCCCACGAGTTGACCCTCAAGTCGCTGCAAAAGGCCTACGACTGCGGGCTTACACGCAGGTTGATGGGTGCCCGTCCGCAAGCACCGCTTACCCTCATGGGCATGTCGCTGCGCAACCCCGTGGGCCTTGCAGCCGGACTGGACAAGAACGGGGCCCACATCGACGCCCTGGGCAACCTGGGCTTCGGCTTTGTGGAAGTCGGCACCGTAACGCCCCGCCCCCAAGCTGGCAACCCGAAGCCGCGCATGTTCCGCCTTCCGCGTGCCGAGGCCTTGATAAACCGCCTGGGGTTCAACAACCAGGGCCTGCAATCGTTCATTAACAATGTGCGCGCCAGCACGTGGCGACAGGATGGCGGGATACTGGGATTGAACATCGGCAAGAACGCCGACACTCCCATCGAACGCGCCGTCGACGACTACCTTATCGGACTTGAAGGCGTGTATGCCCATGCCGATTATGTGACGGTCAATATTTCTTCCCCCAATACCCAGAACCTGCGCGCCTTGCAAGGGCAAGACGAACTGGCCGCCCTGCTGCTGCCCTTGCAGGAGAAGCGCAAGGCACTGGCCGACCAGCACGGACGGCATGTGCCTATGGTCGTCAAGATCGCACCCGATCTGGAATTGGAACAAATCGATGCCATTGCCGAGTTACTGCCACGCTATGGCGTAGACGGCGTCATCGCGAGCAACACCACACTCTCGCGCGAATCAGTGCAAGGACTGCCTCATGCAAAGGAGGCTGGAGGCTTGTCCGGCCCACCCGTGCACGAATTGTCGCTGCGCGTTATTCAACGGCTACGCGGCCAACTGGGCGCGGGCTACGCCATCATCGGCGTTGGCGGAATCGCCTCGGCCCGCCAGGCGCGCGAAAAAATCGCTGCGGGGGCCAACGCCATCCAGTTGTACACGGGTCTGATCTATCGCGGCCCGGCCCTGATTGCCGATTGCGTGCGCGCCATACCGACGCGCTGA
- a CDS encoding arginyltransferase, giving the protein MSHPTEPGFKTLQFYSTAIYPCSYLPGHDARSQVAAPTHLIDADTYSQLVEQGFRRSGLFTYRPHCDACRACLPIRVDARRFQKNRTQRKVWRHHEDLVTHIMPLHWDAEHFELYDRYQHGRHPGAGMDEDSQAQYTQFLLTSRVDSRLVEFRLPSGELQMVCMIDILQTGFSSVYTFFEPDAAGSLGTYGVLWQLEQCRKVGLPWVYLGYWIQQSRKMSYKSRYKPFQLLQDGVWAEPDPS; this is encoded by the coding sequence ATGAGCCACCCCACCGAACCCGGCTTTAAAACACTGCAGTTTTATTCCACTGCAATCTACCCGTGCAGCTACCTGCCGGGCCACGATGCGCGTTCTCAGGTGGCGGCGCCCACGCACCTGATCGATGCCGACACTTATTCGCAGCTGGTGGAACAAGGCTTTCGGCGTAGTGGCTTATTTACTTACCGCCCTCATTGCGATGCCTGCCGGGCCTGCCTGCCCATACGCGTCGATGCGCGCCGATTCCAGAAGAATCGCACGCAGCGCAAGGTGTGGCGTCATCACGAAGACCTGGTCACGCACATCATGCCCTTGCATTGGGACGCCGAGCATTTCGAACTTTACGATCGTTATCAGCATGGACGCCACCCGGGCGCCGGCATGGATGAGGACAGCCAGGCGCAATACACGCAATTCCTGCTGACCAGTCGGGTGGATTCACGCCTGGTGGAGTTTCGCCTGCCATCGGGTGAACTCCAGATGGTGTGCATGATAGACATTCTGCAAACCGGCTTTTCATCGGTCTACACCTTCTTCGAGCCGGACGCAGCCGGCAGCCTGGGCACCTACGGTGTACTGTGGCAATTGGAGCAATGCCGCAAGGTGGGACTTCCCTGGGTATATCTGGGATACTGGATACAGCAAAGCCGTAAAATGTCTTATAAATCTCGCTACAAACCCTTCCAGCTCCTGCAGGACGGCGTCTGGGCCGAACCTGATCCTTCATAA
- the aat gene encoding leucyl/phenylalanyl-tRNA--protein transferase — translation MSGLIWLDDTDPFPDPAAALPEGLVAAGGRLSIERLTEAYARGIFPWFNDGDPILWWSPDPRMVLACADLKISHSLAKKRRQVARTEQYADARVKVTTDIAFASVIAGCAGRRQTQDGTWISPAIQAAYTAWHRAGVAHSIETWVDGELAGGLYGVCMGRFFFGESMFARVSDASKLALTYLVDFLSIRGITHIDCQQQTAHLASMGARPVGRSDFLALLKRTVHGESPPWQPGQILAGGRLAPLA, via the coding sequence GTGAGTGGTTTGATCTGGCTTGACGACACGGACCCGTTTCCGGATCCCGCTGCGGCGCTGCCGGAGGGTTTGGTGGCTGCGGGCGGTCGCCTGTCCATAGAAAGGCTGACCGAAGCCTATGCGCGCGGTATCTTCCCATGGTTCAACGACGGCGATCCGATATTGTGGTGGAGCCCCGATCCGCGCATGGTGCTGGCCTGTGCAGACTTGAAGATTTCGCATTCGCTGGCCAAGAAACGTCGACAAGTAGCGCGAACCGAACAATACGCCGATGCCCGGGTAAAAGTCACGACGGACATCGCATTTGCTTCTGTCATTGCGGGTTGCGCAGGCAGACGCCAAACGCAAGACGGCACATGGATTTCTCCGGCCATACAGGCCGCCTATACGGCCTGGCACCGCGCCGGTGTCGCGCACAGCATAGAAACCTGGGTTGATGGCGAACTGGCCGGCGGGCTGTATGGCGTATGCATGGGTCGCTTCTTCTTCGGAGAATCCATGTTCGCGCGGGTGTCGGACGCCAGCAAGCTGGCATTGACCTACCTGGTGGACTTTCTGTCTATTCGTGGCATTACACATATAGATTGTCAGCAGCAAACCGCGCACTTGGCCAGCATGGGAGCACGACCCGTGGGCCGCAGCGATTTCCTGGCTCTGTTGAAGCGCACGGTGCATGGCGAAAGTCCACCCTGGCAGCCGGGCCAGATACTTGCAGGCGGTCGGCTTGCACCCCTGGCATGA
- a CDS encoding NUDIX hydrolase, translating to MTTPAPSFYFPAPRAQRYCSQCGKPITQRIPPDDNRLRAVCEHCGAVHYQNPRNVVGVLPVWQDKILLCRRAIEPRYDKWTLPAGFMELGETTAQGAMRETQEEAGAQIELGPLYTIIDVPHAEQVHFFYLAKVLSEKLYPGPESIEAGFFSVEDIPWQELAFRTVSTTLEHYIADRATGVFPMHHYDIPYPPPR from the coding sequence ATGACCACGCCCGCACCCAGCTTTTACTTTCCCGCTCCTCGCGCTCAACGGTACTGCAGCCAGTGCGGAAAACCCATTACACAGCGCATCCCGCCGGACGATAATCGGCTGCGCGCAGTGTGTGAGCATTGCGGCGCCGTGCATTACCAGAACCCGCGCAATGTGGTGGGCGTGCTACCCGTATGGCAAGACAAGATCTTGCTGTGCCGTCGGGCCATCGAGCCGCGCTACGACAAATGGACACTTCCGGCGGGCTTTATGGAGCTGGGCGAGACAACGGCCCAGGGCGCCATGCGCGAAACCCAGGAGGAAGCCGGCGCACAAATCGAGCTTGGCCCCCTCTATACCATCATTGATGTGCCGCACGCCGAACAGGTGCATTTCTTTTATTTGGCCAAGGTGCTCAGCGAGAAGCTGTATCCTGGCCCCGAAAGCATAGAGGCGGGCTTCTTCAGCGTAGAGGACATCCCCTGGCAAGAGCTGGCTTTCCGCACGGTAAGCACCACGCTGGAACACTATATCGCCGACCGCGCCACCGGCGTGTTTCCCATGCATCATTACGATATCCCGTATCCGCCGCCGCGCTAG
- a CDS encoding DUF2946 family protein, producing the protein MDQNVIAAMAKWPDVPDVFGWLSLTERGEWRLHPTGDALAPVADNAAPARGESISSPAILDFIGRNYACDHQGQWYFQNGPQRVYVRLDAAPFIVHTGQSEGADMLLRTHNGLPVSKIDGWWLTDEGRLFAATEHGPGLVAGRDLATVLQGMHSIEGESLLDLLEREAEACGMPVTFAAAYAGTLPINCCPSAAVEQAMGFVRHPALSRIA; encoded by the coding sequence ATGGATCAGAATGTGATCGCCGCCATGGCGAAATGGCCCGACGTGCCCGACGTGTTCGGATGGCTGTCCCTGACTGAACGCGGAGAATGGCGCTTGCATCCCACCGGCGACGCCCTTGCGCCTGTGGCTGACAATGCCGCGCCCGCGCGCGGCGAGTCCATCAGCAGCCCAGCCATACTTGATTTCATCGGCCGTAACTACGCTTGCGACCATCAGGGCCAATGGTATTTCCAGAATGGCCCGCAACGGGTCTATGTGCGGCTGGATGCTGCGCCTTTCATCGTGCACACCGGGCAATCGGAGGGCGCAGATATGCTGTTGCGCACCCATAACGGACTGCCGGTAAGCAAGATCGACGGCTGGTGGTTGACGGACGAAGGCAGGCTGTTTGCCGCAACCGAGCATGGCCCGGGCCTGGTGGCCGGCCGGGACCTGGCCACGGTGCTCCAAGGCATGCACAGCATTGAAGGTGAGTCCTTACTGGACTTGCTCGAGCGGGAAGCCGAGGCTTGTGGCATGCCAGTCACTTTCGCGGCTGCTTATGCCGGCACCTTGCCGATCAATTGCTGCCCCTCGGCTGCCGTCGAACAAGCCATGGGCTTTGTCCGGCATCCCGCATTGAGTAGAATCGCTTAA
- a CDS encoding ABC transporter permease subunit, whose translation MSVAMVDLFFASFGETLLMVGASSVLAALLGLPLGLVLHLTGPRGNPGRPRLHRALQFTVSAVLSTPSVVLLAGLIALAHVMLEVPANLIASVVPLALIVMPGIARSADAAFGQVDNKVVDAAKAAGASTSQMVYKVFFPSAAGGIAAGLGMAVASLVGYSTLAGAISGQGLGDLGLRYGFQEFMPGLMLLVVLSLLVLAEAAQFLGHALAHRLNAR comes from the coding sequence ATGTCCGTGGCGATGGTCGACCTTTTCTTTGCGTCATTCGGCGAAACCCTGTTGATGGTTGGTGCCTCCAGCGTGCTTGCCGCCTTGCTGGGCCTGCCTCTTGGGCTGGTGCTGCATCTGACCGGACCGCGCGGCAACCCCGGGCGCCCTCGCCTGCATCGCGCACTTCAATTCACAGTAAGCGCCGTGCTATCGACCCCCTCTGTCGTCCTGCTCGCGGGCCTCATCGCATTGGCTCATGTGATGCTGGAGGTGCCTGCCAACCTGATCGCCAGCGTCGTGCCCTTGGCCCTGATCGTGATGCCGGGCATCGCGCGCAGCGCTGATGCCGCCTTTGGGCAGGTCGACAACAAGGTCGTGGATGCCGCAAAGGCGGCGGGAGCATCGACGTCGCAAATGGTTTATAAAGTCTTTTTTCCCAGCGCGGCAGGCGGCATTGCCGCAGGCCTTGGGATGGCAGTCGCCAGCCTGGTGGGTTATTCCACGCTGGCCGGCGCCATCAGTGGTCAAGGCTTGGGCGATTTGGGCTTGCGTTATGGCTTCCAGGAGTTCATGCCGGGACTGATGCTGCTGGTGGTACTGTCCTTGCTGGTGCTGGCTGAAGCCGCGCAGTTTCTTGGGCATGCGCTGGCTCATAGGCTGAACGCGCGCTAA